A genomic stretch from Lysobacter ciconiae includes:
- a CDS encoding ABC transporter permease, with translation MNLHAIRAIYRFEMARTFRTLAESIISPVLSTSLYFVVFGAAIGSRMGDIDGVGYGAFIIPGLIMLSLLNESISNASFGIYMPKWSGTIYELLSAPVSAVEVVIGYVGAATTKSVIVGFLILATARVFVPYEIAHPVWMLCFLLLTAVSFSLFGFIIGLWADDFQKLQVIPLMVITPLTFLGGAFYSISMLPPVWQKITLFNPVVYLISGFRWSFYGVSDVNIGISVAAIGTFLALCLLSVWWIFRTGWKLKA, from the coding sequence ATGAACCTGCACGCGATCCGCGCGATCTACCGCTTCGAGATGGCGCGCACCTTCCGTACCCTGGCCGAGAGCATCATCTCGCCGGTGCTGTCGACCTCGCTGTACTTCGTGGTCTTCGGCGCGGCGATCGGCTCGCGCATGGGCGACATCGACGGCGTGGGCTACGGGGCCTTCATCATTCCCGGGCTGATCATGCTGTCGCTGCTCAACGAGAGCATCTCCAACGCGTCCTTTGGCATCTACATGCCCAAATGGTCGGGCACGATCTACGAGCTGTTGTCGGCACCGGTGTCCGCGGTGGAGGTGGTGATCGGCTACGTGGGCGCGGCGACCACCAAGTCGGTCATCGTCGGCTTTCTGATCCTAGCCACCGCGCGGGTGTTCGTGCCGTACGAGATCGCGCACCCGGTGTGGATGCTGTGCTTCCTGCTGCTGACGGCGGTGAGCTTCAGCCTGTTCGGTTTCATCATCGGGCTGTGGGCGGACGACTTCCAGAAGCTGCAGGTGATCCCGCTGATGGTGATCACGCCGCTGACCTTCCTGGGCGGGGCGTTCTACTCGATCAGCATGCTGCCGCCGGTGTGGCAGAAGATCACCCTGTTCAACCCGGTGGTGTACCTGATCAGCGGCTTCCGCTGGAGCTTCTACGGCGTCTCGGACGTCAATATCGGCATCAGCGTGGCGGCGATCGGCACGTTCCTGGCGCTATGCCTGCTGTCGGTGTGGTGGATATTCCGCACCGGCTGGAAGCTGAAGGCATGA
- a CDS encoding ZIP family metal transporter, producing the protein MPAVGVVDIPHRLEAEGMIVATIQANPVLGALCGGLIAAAATALGTLPAWFSRGIGERFQDALLGFGAGVMLAASAFSLVLPGLQAAGESGLGPWRSGLLVGAAILAGALAIMLMERWVPHEHFIKGPEGPSPARMKRAWLFVFAICLHNLPEGLAIGAAFASGHSHGVLLTTGIAIQDLPEGLVVAIALMAVGYDRTRAVLVGAGSGLIEPVGAVLGASVLVAAPLLLPVGLGFAAGAMLFVVSHEIIPESHRQGHEQHATSGLMVGFVLMMLLDTALG; encoded by the coding sequence ATGCCTGCTGTCGGTGTGGTGGATATTCCGCACCGGCTGGAAGCTGAAGGCATGATCGTGGCGACGATCCAGGCCAACCCGGTGCTGGGCGCCCTGTGCGGCGGGCTGATCGCCGCGGCGGCGACCGCGCTGGGGACATTGCCGGCCTGGTTCTCGCGCGGCATCGGCGAGCGATTCCAGGACGCGCTGCTGGGCTTCGGCGCCGGCGTGATGCTGGCCGCGAGCGCGTTCTCGCTGGTCCTGCCCGGACTGCAGGCGGCGGGCGAAAGCGGCCTGGGACCGTGGCGTTCCGGGTTGCTGGTCGGTGCCGCGATCCTGGCCGGCGCGCTGGCGATCATGCTGATGGAGCGCTGGGTGCCGCACGAGCACTTCATCAAGGGGCCGGAGGGCCCGTCGCCGGCGCGGATGAAGCGCGCCTGGCTGTTCGTGTTCGCGATCTGCCTGCACAACCTGCCCGAAGGGCTGGCGATCGGTGCCGCGTTCGCATCCGGCCACTCGCACGGCGTGCTGCTGACCACCGGGATCGCCATCCAGGACCTGCCCGAGGGGCTGGTGGTGGCGATCGCGCTGATGGCGGTCGGCTATGACCGGACGCGCGCCGTGCTGGTGGGCGCCGGCTCGGGGCTGATCGAACCGGTCGGCGCCGTGCTGGGTGCCAGCGTGCTGGTCGCAGCGCCGCTGCTGTTGCCGGTCGGCCTGGGCTTCGCCGCCGGGGCGATGCTGTTCGTGGTGAGCCACGAGATCATTCCCGAGTCGCACCGCCAGGGCCACGAGCAGCACGCGACCTCGGGGTTGATGGTCGGTTTCGTGCTGATGATGCTGCTGGACACCGCGCTGGGCTGA
- a CDS encoding MFS transporter, translating into MSFHHPLAFWAGGTLLVAGVLSHLPMFLMGRHTGWQMVGMPMDGWMLTGMALIPLGLGLAFHGLMPRLGRMRHLLPAGEAVQFHLADSVGLNREHWKVVAVLVVALTVDVMKPATTGFVIPGLTAEYNISTRSAGWLALVALMGTTVGSLVWGRLADAYGRRAAILLSALMFMGTAICGAMPAFGWNLAMCFLMGASAGGLLPITFTLMAEIIPTAHRGWLLVALGGIGTSAGYLAAAAAATWLEPMFSWRALWLLGLPTGALIILLNRFIPESPRFLSAAGLPQQARAVLAQFSGAVPVAKGDAAEVTIAAVEATCHPAEAGTLLRGAHARIGAGLAMCGIGWGLVTFGFVLWLPVNLVRLGVDADAASALLAQSALLALPGIGLVVWLYHRWSTIRSLVAFIALTALALAAFAVIDLGGLRSVTATTLATAALLVSSGGVIAMLIPYAAEIYPAAVRGTGAGMIAASSKFGGILGAGLGVLGLFEHVALSALAIALAMAVSGLVLARHGVETRGRRLEEIQRALAVAAA; encoded by the coding sequence ATGTCCTTCCACCACCCGCTCGCCTTCTGGGCGGGTGGCACGTTGCTGGTGGCCGGAGTGCTCTCGCACCTGCCGATGTTCCTGATGGGCCGGCACACCGGCTGGCAGATGGTCGGCATGCCGATGGACGGCTGGATGCTGACCGGCATGGCGCTGATCCCGCTGGGCCTGGGTCTGGCCTTCCATGGCCTGATGCCGCGGCTGGGGCGCATGCGCCACCTGCTGCCCGCTGGCGAGGCGGTGCAGTTCCATCTCGCCGATTCGGTCGGCCTCAACCGCGAACACTGGAAAGTCGTGGCGGTGCTGGTGGTCGCGCTGACGGTGGACGTGATGAAGCCGGCCACCACCGGCTTCGTGATCCCGGGCCTGACCGCCGAGTACAACATCAGCACGCGATCGGCCGGCTGGCTCGCGCTGGTCGCGCTGATGGGCACGACGGTGGGCTCGCTGGTGTGGGGCCGGCTGGCCGATGCGTACGGCCGCCGCGCGGCCATCCTGCTGTCGGCGTTGATGTTCATGGGCACGGCCATCTGCGGGGCGATGCCGGCGTTTGGCTGGAACCTGGCGATGTGCTTCCTGATGGGCGCATCGGCCGGCGGCCTGTTGCCGATCACCTTCACCCTGATGGCGGAAATCATTCCGACCGCGCACCGCGGCTGGCTGCTGGTCGCGCTCGGCGGCATTGGCACGTCGGCCGGCTACCTGGCCGCGGCCGCGGCGGCCACCTGGCTGGAGCCGATGTTCAGCTGGCGCGCGCTGTGGCTGCTGGGCCTGCCGACGGGCGCGCTGATCATCCTGCTCAACCGCTTCATCCCCGAATCGCCGCGCTTCCTCTCCGCGGCCGGCCTGCCGCAGCAGGCGCGTGCGGTGCTCGCGCAGTTTTCCGGCGCGGTGCCTGTGGCGAAGGGCGATGCTGCCGAAGTGACCATCGCCGCGGTCGAGGCGACCTGCCACCCGGCTGAGGCGGGGACGCTGCTGCGCGGCGCGCACGCCCGCATCGGCGCGGGGCTGGCGATGTGCGGGATCGGCTGGGGCCTGGTGACGTTCGGCTTCGTGCTGTGGCTGCCGGTCAACCTGGTCAGGCTCGGCGTGGACGCGGACGCCGCCAGCGCGCTGCTCGCCCAATCGGCCCTGCTGGCCTTGCCGGGCATTGGCCTGGTGGTGTGGCTGTACCACCGCTGGAGCACGATCCGGTCGCTGGTGGCGTTCATCGCACTGACCGCGCTGGCGCTGGCGGCGTTCGCGGTGATCGATCTGGGCGGGCTGCGCTCGGTGACCGCGACCACGCTGGCCACGGCCGCGTTGCTGGTCAGCAGCGGCGGCGTGATTGCGATGCTGATTCCGTATGCCGCTGAGATCTACCCGGCCGCGGTGCGCGGCACCGGCGCGGGGATGATCGCGGCCAGCTCGAAGTTCGGCGGCATCCTGGGCGCCGGCCTTGGCGTGCTGGGGCTGTTCGAGCATGTCGCGCTGTCGGCGCTGGCGATCGCCCTGGCAATGGCGGTTTCCGGTCTTGTGCTCGCGCGCCACGGCGTCGAGACCCGCGGCCGGCGCCTGGAGGAGATCCAGCGCGCGCTGGCGGTTGCCGCCGCCTAG
- a CDS encoding DUF3297 family protein translates to MTDPNTPPDRLATDPRSRYHDEAMFERGIGIRFNGEEKTNVEEYCVSEGWVRLPVGKSRDRRGNAMTMKFSGTVEPYFLDTAAGSGDE, encoded by the coding sequence ATGACCGACCCCAACACCCCACCCGACCGCCTCGCCACCGACCCGCGCAGCCGCTACCACGACGAGGCGATGTTCGAGCGCGGCATCGGCATCCGCTTCAACGGCGAGGAGAAGACCAACGTGGAGGAGTACTGCGTCAGCGAAGGCTGGGTGCGCCTGCCGGTGGGCAAGTCGCGTGACCGACGCGGCAACGCCATGACCATGAAGTTCAGCGGCACGGTGGAGCCCTACTTCCTGGACACCGCGGCCGGCAGCGGGGACGAATAG
- a CDS encoding M23 family metallopeptidase, producing MRGVLLFLAGALVGANIVYFVMSRRPPAPVEAPVAALPEIRREPIPVEPLAGDERNDTALKPDLVEVAPRRAPSDGVAPDAERGHDGTGGEPARPGSAAALADAAKLKLIVPVRGVSARQLSNTYEDARGSGRVHEAIDIMAPRGTPVLAVADGTVEKLFTSDRGGLTIYQFEPSGRYAYYYAHLDRYADNLEEGRTLKQGEVIGYVGSTGNASDEAPHLHFGIFALDEERQWWNGTAINPYPVLTGQPPQ from the coding sequence CTGAGGGGCGTACTGCTGTTCCTCGCCGGCGCACTGGTCGGCGCGAACATCGTCTACTTCGTGATGAGCCGTCGGCCGCCCGCGCCGGTAGAGGCACCCGTGGCCGCGCTGCCGGAGATCCGGCGCGAGCCGATCCCGGTGGAACCGCTGGCTGGGGATGAGCGCAACGACACCGCACTGAAGCCCGACCTGGTCGAAGTCGCACCGCGTCGGGCCCCGTCCGATGGAGTCGCTCCCGACGCGGAGCGGGGCCATGACGGCACCGGCGGCGAGCCGGCACGGCCCGGCAGTGCGGCCGCGCTGGCTGACGCGGCCAAACTGAAGCTGATCGTGCCGGTCCGCGGCGTGAGCGCGCGGCAGCTCAGCAACACCTACGAGGACGCGCGTGGCAGCGGCCGCGTCCACGAGGCGATCGACATCATGGCGCCGCGCGGCACGCCCGTGCTGGCGGTCGCAGACGGGACGGTGGAGAAGCTGTTCACCAGCGATCGCGGCGGGCTGACGATCTACCAGTTCGAGCCCAGCGGTCGCTACGCCTACTACTACGCCCACCTGGACCGCTACGCCGACAACCTCGAGGAAGGCCGGACGCTCAAGCAGGGCGAGGTCATCGGCTACGTGGGCAGTACCGGCAACGCCAGCGACGAGGCGCCGCACCTGCACTTCGGCATCTTCGCGCTGGACGAGGAGCGGCAGTGGTGGAACGGCACGGCGATCAATCCCTACCCGGTGTTGACCGGCCAGCCGCCGCAGTAG
- a CDS encoding arylesterase, whose translation MTPRYEAGGRRIQSGAAWAMLLLMFAVVLGAFAPAVAAPASRTVLVMGDSLSAGYGMAAEQGWVALTAERIARQKPQWRVVNASISGETTAGGRSRIIDAVVRERPEVVVIALGANDGLRGLPTARSADNLAFMIGAAHGVGAKVLLIGMQMPPNLGAIYTRAFEQNYRTLADRFNVALLPFLLQPIAADRDAYQDDNLHPTAAVQPQLRDHVWTALAPLLD comes from the coding sequence ATGACGCCACGATATGAGGCTGGTGGCCGGCGCATTCAATCCGGCGCTGCCTGGGCGATGCTGCTGTTGATGTTTGCCGTTGTTTTGGGCGCGTTCGCGCCAGCGGTTGCCGCGCCTGCAAGCAGGACCGTGCTGGTGATGGGCGACTCGCTGTCCGCCGGCTATGGGATGGCCGCCGAGCAGGGCTGGGTCGCGCTGACCGCGGAGCGGATCGCCAGGCAGAAGCCGCAGTGGCGGGTGGTGAATGCCAGCATCAGCGGAGAAACCACCGCCGGCGGTCGCTCCCGGATCATCGACGCCGTGGTCCGTGAACGCCCCGAAGTTGTGGTGATCGCCCTGGGTGCCAACGACGGCCTGCGCGGCCTGCCCACGGCGCGCAGCGCGGACAATCTCGCCTTCATGATCGGCGCGGCGCACGGCGTGGGTGCCAAGGTGCTGCTGATCGGCATGCAGATGCCGCCCAATCTGGGCGCGATCTATACCCGCGCGTTCGAGCAGAACTACCGCACGTTGGCGGATCGATTCAACGTCGCCCTGCTGCCGTTCCTGCTGCAGCCGATCGCCGCCGATCGCGACGCCTACCAGGACGACAACCTGCACCCCACCGCCGCCGTGCAGCCCCAGTTGCGCGACCACGTCTGGACGGCACTGGCACCGCTGCTGGACTAG
- a CDS encoding ABC transporter ATP-binding protein, whose translation MPPIISIQQLTKTYASGFQALKGIDLEIRRGEIFALLGPNGAGKTTLISIVCGIVNASSGSVIADGHDIVRDYRAARAKIGLVPQELSTDAFETVWATVRFSRGLFGKPPDPAHLEKVLRELSLWDKRDSKILALSGGMKRRVLIAKALAHEPSILFLDEPTAGVDVELRHDMWEMVRGLREQGVTVILTTHYIEEAEQMADRIGVINHGELVLVEDKHVLMRKLGKKQLTLVLQQPLAALPAALAGLPLELAEDGSALIYTFDAQGEATGIAPLLRQLNALGIDFKDLHSSQSSLEDIFVSLVHSGSGRRREVRP comes from the coding sequence GTGCCCCCGATCATCTCGATCCAGCAACTCACCAAGACCTACGCGTCGGGCTTCCAGGCGCTCAAGGGCATCGACCTGGAGATCCGCCGCGGCGAAATCTTCGCCCTGCTCGGCCCCAACGGTGCCGGCAAGACCACCCTGATCAGCATCGTCTGCGGCATCGTCAATGCCAGCAGCGGCAGCGTGATCGCCGACGGCCACGACATCGTGCGCGACTACCGCGCCGCGCGGGCCAAGATCGGGCTGGTGCCGCAGGAGCTGTCGACGGACGCGTTTGAAACCGTGTGGGCGACGGTGCGCTTCAGCCGTGGCCTGTTCGGCAAGCCGCCCGACCCGGCGCACCTGGAAAAGGTCCTGCGCGAGCTGTCGCTGTGGGACAAGCGCGACAGCAAGATCCTGGCCCTGTCGGGCGGCATGAAACGCCGCGTGCTGATCGCCAAGGCACTCGCGCACGAGCCCTCGATCCTGTTCCTGGACGAGCCCACCGCCGGGGTGGACGTCGAGCTGCGCCACGACATGTGGGAGATGGTCCGCGGCCTGCGCGAGCAAGGCGTCACCGTCATCCTGACCACGCACTACATCGAGGAAGCCGAGCAGATGGCCGACCGCATCGGGGTCATCAACCATGGCGAGCTGGTGCTGGTGGAGGACAAGCACGTGCTGATGCGCAAGCTTGGCAAGAAGCAGCTCACCCTCGTGCTGCAGCAGCCGCTGGCGGCGCTGCCGGCGGCGCTGGCCGGCCTGCCGCTGGAACTGGCCGAGGACGGCTCCGCGCTCATCTACACCTTCGACGCACAGGGCGAGGCGACCGGCATCGCGCCGCTGCTGCGGCAACTCAACGCGCTGGGGATCGACTTCAAGGACCTGCATTCCAGCCAGAGCTCGCTGGAGGACATCTTCGTCAGCCTGGTCCATTCCGGCAGCGGCCGCCGGCGCGAGGTGCGGCCATGA
- a CDS encoding RNA polymerase sigma factor encodes MSAPYAMTPGTGGPHARQAVFTAMLEQHRGIVLKIAYSYCRDTDDQRDLVQDISLQLWRAFPEFDPERSRFSTWMYRIALNVAISQLRSSSRRRRHHLDVDDHAIAAVPDQAAASPENTLALRTLHALIRRLDPLNRALMLLYLDDRSHRDIAEILGITPGNVATKIGRLKQRIREQIA; translated from the coding sequence ATGAGCGCACCCTACGCGATGACTCCAGGCACCGGTGGCCCGCACGCCCGGCAGGCCGTGTTCACCGCCATGCTGGAACAGCACCGCGGCATCGTGCTCAAGATCGCCTACAGCTATTGCCGGGACACCGACGACCAGCGCGACCTGGTGCAGGACATCAGCCTGCAACTGTGGCGCGCATTCCCGGAATTTGATCCCGAGCGGAGCCGGTTCTCGACGTGGATGTACCGGATCGCGCTGAACGTCGCGATTTCGCAGTTGCGCAGCAGCAGCCGGCGTCGACGTCACCACCTGGATGTGGATGATCACGCGATCGCGGCGGTTCCCGATCAGGCTGCGGCCTCTCCCGAAAACACCCTGGCCTTGCGCACCCTGCATGCGCTGATCCGCCGACTCGATCCACTCAACCGCGCGCTGATGCTGTTGTATCTGGACGATCGCAGCCATCGCGACATTGCCGAGATCCTCGGCATCACCCCGGGCAACGTGGCGACCAAGATCGGCCGCCTGAAACAGCGGATCCGCGAGCAGATCGCGTAA
- the ku gene encoding non-homologous end joining protein Ku, with protein sequence MARPIWTGTLSFGLLNIPASLMAGERRTDISLRMLDARDQTPIRYERVNAATGEEVAWKDIVKAFEYDKGSYVVLEPEDIRSAAPESHDAIEVESFIEASQIDPRYFEKPYVLVPAKKAEKGYVLLREALTATGRIGIARVVIRTRESLCAVIPHGQALLLLMMRFPQELVDIEEYRIPEGKPADYRITAKEQQISEQLIEAMSGDWNPEDYHDEFRQRLHDVIAKRVKDHKVVEHADEEPAVGDHAATNVVDFMSLLQKSIERKQRTPAQDKASGDAPAKASSAGRKKASSKSAGKPAKKDADEDKPVAAKAKKATTRKTAAKKAPAKAPARSAKDKSAETAKKSPAKRRNVA encoded by the coding sequence ATGGCCCGCCCGATCTGGACCGGCACGCTCTCGTTCGGTCTGCTCAACATCCCTGCCTCCCTGATGGCCGGCGAGCGGCGCACCGACATTTCCCTGCGCATGCTCGATGCACGCGACCAGACCCCGATCCGCTACGAGCGCGTCAACGCCGCCACCGGCGAGGAAGTCGCCTGGAAGGACATCGTCAAGGCGTTCGAGTACGACAAGGGCAGCTACGTCGTGCTGGAGCCGGAGGACATCCGTTCGGCCGCGCCGGAAAGCCACGACGCGATCGAGGTCGAGTCCTTCATCGAGGCCAGCCAGATCGACCCGCGCTACTTCGAGAAACCCTACGTGCTGGTGCCGGCGAAGAAGGCCGAGAAGGGCTACGTGCTGCTGCGCGAGGCGCTCACCGCGACCGGCCGCATCGGCATCGCGCGCGTGGTCATCCGCACCCGCGAGAGCCTGTGCGCCGTGATTCCACACGGTCAGGCGCTGCTGCTGCTGATGATGCGCTTCCCGCAGGAGCTGGTGGATATCGAGGAGTACCGCATCCCCGAGGGCAAGCCTGCCGATTACCGCATTACCGCCAAAGAGCAGCAGATTTCCGAGCAGTTGATCGAGGCGATGTCCGGCGACTGGAACCCGGAGGACTACCACGACGAATTCCGCCAGCGGCTGCACGACGTGATCGCCAAGCGCGTGAAGGACCACAAGGTGGTCGAGCACGCCGACGAGGAGCCGGCCGTCGGCGACCACGCGGCGACCAACGTGGTGGACTTCATGTCCTTGCTGCAAAAGAGCATCGAGCGCAAGCAGCGCACACCGGCGCAGGACAAGGCATCCGGCGACGCGCCGGCAAAGGCGTCGTCAGCGGGCAGGAAAAAGGCGTCGTCGAAGTCGGCTGGCAAGCCGGCGAAAAAGGACGCCGACGAGGACAAGCCGGTCGCCGCCAAGGCGAAGAAGGCGACCACCAGAAAGACCGCCGCCAAAAAAGCGCCGGCCAAGGCCCCGGCCCGCAGCGCCAAGGACAAGTCTGCCGAAACTGCCAAGAAGAGCCCCGCGAAGCGCCGCAACGTGGCCTGA
- a CDS encoding DUF3247 family protein produces MSRNAPRIHTEPSAIARLQERIDLLPGGAHVSLLMDDGEEIEGIVVARPSAQLFFGPNGSEGTNATVRLVQPAMYQPESVANTDVWLDRIVLVRRLDPEAQPAPAPGH; encoded by the coding sequence ATGTCCCGCAACGCGCCGCGCATCCACACCGAGCCGTCCGCCATTGCCCGGCTGCAGGAACGCATCGACCTGCTTCCCGGCGGCGCCCACGTCAGCCTGCTGATGGATGACGGCGAGGAGATCGAGGGCATCGTCGTTGCCCGCCCTTCCGCGCAGCTGTTCTTCGGCCCCAACGGGAGCGAGGGCACCAACGCGACAGTGCGGCTGGTGCAACCGGCGATGTACCAGCCCGAGAGCGTGGCCAATACCGACGTCTGGCTGGACCGCATCGTGCTGGTCCGCCGGCTGGATCCCGAGGCGCAACCCGCACCGGCTCCCGGGCACTGA
- a CDS encoding serine/threonine protein kinase, with amino-acid sequence MELDDLRQAWHSLDARLQQQNALGTRMLTERSLEKARRHLRPLQWGQVAQMLFGLACLALGVTGWNGYPPQPGTLVAGIVLHAYGVAVMISGGITLGLIGQIDYAAPVLHIQKQLARLRRFYVLSGAVVGLSWWVLWVPAVVLLAALGGQARPAWFYPWEYLSVAAGVVGVIATIWFHRLSRGPGRARLARWMEDSATGHSLRQAQARIDEIASFECP; translated from the coding sequence ATGGAACTCGATGACCTCAGGCAGGCATGGCACTCACTGGATGCTCGGCTGCAGCAGCAGAATGCGCTGGGCACGCGCATGCTCACAGAGCGCTCGCTGGAGAAGGCGCGCAGGCACCTGCGTCCCCTGCAGTGGGGCCAGGTCGCGCAGATGCTGTTTGGCCTGGCCTGTCTCGCGCTCGGCGTGACGGGCTGGAACGGCTACCCGCCGCAGCCCGGGACGCTTGTTGCCGGCATCGTCCTGCATGCCTATGGCGTGGCGGTGATGATCAGCGGCGGCATCACCCTGGGCCTGATCGGCCAGATCGACTACGCCGCGCCCGTACTGCATATCCAGAAACAGCTGGCCCGCCTGCGTCGCTTCTATGTACTGAGCGGCGCGGTGGTCGGTCTGTCGTGGTGGGTGCTGTGGGTGCCGGCGGTGGTCCTGCTCGCCGCACTTGGAGGGCAGGCCCGCCCAGCGTGGTTCTACCCGTGGGAATACCTCAGCGTCGCCGCAGGCGTGGTTGGCGTGATCGCGACGATCTGGTTCCACAGATTGTCTCGGGGCCCGGGACGTGCGCGTCTTGCGCGTTGGATGGAGGACAGCGCCACCGGTCACAGCCTGCGCCAGGCGCAGGCACGCATTGATGAGATTGCCAGTTTCGAATGCCCCTGA
- a CDS encoding cold-shock protein, with product MSDRETGTVKWFNDAKGFGFISRENGEDVFVHFRAIQGQGFKSLQEGQKVSFTVTQGQKGLQADAVEAV from the coding sequence ATGTCAGACCGCGAAACCGGTACCGTCAAGTGGTTCAACGATGCCAAGGGCTTCGGCTTCATTTCCCGTGAGAATGGCGAGGACGTGTTCGTTCACTTCCGCGCGATCCAGGGTCAGGGCTTCAAGTCCCTGCAGGAAGGCCAGAAGGTCAGCTTCACCGTCACCCAGGGCCAGAAGGGCCTGCAGGCTGACGCGGTAGAAGCCGTCTAA